The following proteins come from a genomic window of Miscanthus floridulus cultivar M001 chromosome 2, ASM1932011v1, whole genome shotgun sequence:
- the LOC136540382 gene encoding glucan endo-1,3-beta-glucosidase 3-like: MRKLFFVSFVLLLAAAAVHGEDGAYIGVNIGTAMSSVPAPTQITTLLRSQNIRHVRLYDADPAMLAALSNTGIRVIVSVPNEQLLAIGNSNATAANWVARNVAAHFPAVNITAIAVGSEVLSAQPNAAPLLMPAMRYLQNALVAAALDRYIKISTPHSSSIILDSFPPSQAFFNRSLDSVLVPMLKFLQSTGSPLMLNVYPYYDYMRSNGVIPLDYALFRPLPPNKEAVDANTLLHYTNVFDAVVDAAYFAMAYLNVTNVPVMVTETGWPHKGDPSSEPDATSDNADTYNSNLIRHVMNSTGTPKHPGVAVPTYIYELYDEDTRPGSTSEKYWGLFDMNGVPAYTLHLTGSGVLLANDTTNQTYCVARDGADPKMLQAALDWACGPGKVDCSVLMQGQPCYDPDTVEAHATYAFNAYYHGMGMGSGTCYFSGVAVVTTTDPSQGSCVYSGKNGTSLMNGTSLAPSTNSTDGGSGAHRAFGDVSSLARIVSTALLFSVILLL; encoded by the exons ATGAGGAAGCTGTTCTTCGTCTCCTTCGTCCTCCTGCTGGCCGCTGCAGCAGTTCACGGTGAAGATG GTGCGTACATTGGCGTGAACATTGGCACGGCCATGTCGTCCGTCCCGGCGCCGACGCAGATCACCACGCTGCTCCGCTCGCAGAACATTCGCCACGTACGCCTCTACGACGCTGACCCGGCGATGCTTGCGGCGCTCTCCAACACCGGCATCCGCGTCATCGTGTCCGTGCCGAACGAGCAGCTGCTGGCCATCGGCAACTCCAACGCGACGGCGGCCAACTGGGTGGCGCGCAACGTGGCTGCGCACTTCCCCGCCGTGAACATCACGGCCATCGCCGTGGGCTCCGAGGTGCTGTCCGCGCAGCCCAACGCGGCGCCGCTGCTGATGCCCGCCATGCGCTACCTCCAGAACGCGCTGGTGGCCGCGGCGCTGGACCGGTACATCAAGATCTCGACGCCGCACTCGTCGTCCATCATCCTCGACTCCTTCCCGCCGTCGCAGGCCTTCTTCAACCGGTCGCTGGACAGCGTGCTGGTGCCGATGCTCAAGTTCCTGCAGTCCACGGGGTCGCCGCTGATGCTCAACGTGTACCCGTACTACGACTACATGCGCTCCAACGGCGTCATCCCGCTGGACTACGCGCTGTTCCGGCCGCTGCCGCCCAACAAGGAGGCCGTGGACGCCAACACCCTGCTGCACTACACCAACGTCTTCGACGCGGTGGTGGACGCCGCCTACTTCGCCATGGCGTACCTCAACGTCACCAACGTGCCGGTGATGGTGACGGAGACCGGGTGGCCGCACAAGGGCGACCCTTCCTCCGAGCCCGACGCCACCTCCGACAACGCCGACACGTACAACAGCAACCTCATCCGGCACGTGatgaacagcaccggcacgccaaAACACCCCGGGGTGGCCGTGCCGACCTACATCTACGAGCTGTACGACGAGGACACCCGGCCCGGCTCCACGTCGGAGAAGTACTGGGGCCTGTTCGACATGAACGGCGTGCCGGCCTACACCCTGCACCTGACGGGCTCCGGCGTCCTGCTGGCGAACGACACGACGAACCAGACCTACTGCGTGGCGCGGGACGGCGCGGACCCCAAGATGCTGCAGGCGGCGCTGGACTGGGCGTGCGGCCCCGGGAAGGTGGACTGCTCCGTGCTGATGCAGGGCCAGCCGTGCTACGACCCGGACACCGTGGAGGCGCACGCCACGTACGCCTTCAACGCCTACTACCACGGCATGGGAATGGGCTCCGGGACGTGCTACTTCAGCGGCGTCGCGGTGGTCACGACGACCGACCCGA GTCAAGGATCTTGCGTTTATTCTGGGAAGAACGGGACGTCGCTGATGAACGGCACCTCGCTGGCGCCGTCGACGAACTCCACGGATGGAGGCTCCGGCGCGCACCGGGCGTTCGGCGACGTCTCGTCACTCGCCCGCATCGTCTCCACCGCGCTGCTCTTCAGCGTCATCCTCCTGTTGTAG